Proteins encoded within one genomic window of Tabrizicola piscis:
- a CDS encoding ATPase, giving the protein MIHQTGKDYLAAPRKRVLLYGMSGLGKTHLATMLRDQGSWFHYSVDYRIGTRYMNEFIADNFKREAMKVPLLRELLMTDSVYIASNITFNNLAPLSTYLGKPGDPAKGGVPFAEYMKRQDQHRQAEIAAMLDTAHFMERADEIYGYPNFVCDTSGSICEVVDPDDAADPVMRQLSETLLLVWIEGSNDHTAELVRRFDRAPKPMYYQPDFLHAMWEEYRATHSVSEETCDPDHFVRWTYARALAHRQPRYAAMARWGVSVTAEEVAMVKDAAGFDALIARAIDRKA; this is encoded by the coding sequence ATGATCCATCAGACCGGCAAGGACTATCTGGCCGCGCCGCGCAAGCGGGTGCTCCTGTACGGCATGTCGGGCTTGGGCAAGACCCATCTGGCCACCATGCTGCGCGATCAGGGGTCTTGGTTCCACTATTCGGTCGATTACCGGATCGGCACGCGCTACATGAACGAATTCATCGCTGACAACTTCAAGCGCGAGGCGATGAAGGTTCCGCTGCTGCGCGAACTTCTGATGACTGACAGCGTCTACATCGCGTCAAACATCACCTTCAACAACTTGGCCCCGCTGTCGACCTACCTTGGCAAGCCGGGCGATCCCGCCAAGGGGGGCGTGCCCTTCGCCGAATACATGAAGCGGCAGGATCAGCACCGCCAGGCCGAGATTGCCGCGATGCTGGACACCGCCCATTTTATGGAACGCGCGGACGAAATCTACGGCTATCCGAACTTTGTCTGCGACACCTCCGGTTCGATCTGCGAGGTGGTGGACCCCGATGACGCGGCCGACCCGGTGATGCGGCAACTGTCCGAAACACTGCTGCTGGTCTGGATCGAGGGGTCAAATGACCACACGGCCGAGCTTGTCCGCCGCTTTGACCGCGCGCCAAAGCCGATGTACTACCAGCCGGACTTTCTTCATGCGATGTGGGAGGAATATCGCGCAACCCATTCCGTCAGCGAGGAAACCTGCGACCCCGACCACTTCGTCCGCTGGACCTATGCCCGCGCCCTTGCGCACCGCCAGCCGCGCTATGCCGCGATGGCGCGCTGGGGGGTGTCCGTCACGGCGGAAGAGGTGGCCATGGTCAAGGACGCCGCCGGCTTTGATGCGCTGATCGCCCGGGCCATCGACCGCAAGGCTTGA